GGACGCTACAGCGAAGCCGAACCTTTGTTCCAACAAGCTTTGAAGTTGGGACAACGCTTACTGGGACAAGACTATCCAGGTGTCGTACAAAGCCTGAACAATTTGGCATCACTCTACCACTCGCAAGGACGCTACAGCGAAGCCGAACCTTTGTTCCAACAAGCTTTGGAGTTGAGACAACGATTACTGGGACAAGACCATCCCGATGTGGCATATAGCCTGAATAATTTGGCATATCTCTACTATTCCCAAGGACGCTACAGCGAAGCCGAACCTTTGTTCCAACAAGCTTTGGAGTTGACACAACGCTTACTGGGACAAGACCATCCCGATGTGGCAAGTAGCCTGAACAGTTTGGCAGGACTTTACCACTCGCAAGGACGCTACAGCGAAGCCGAACTATTGTTGCAACAAGCTTTAGAAATATGTGATCGCATTTTAGGCAGCAATCATCCTCTTACTATTACTGTTCGTGAAAATCTTGCTATTCTGAAAAATCAGATGGGCGATCAATAAGAGCGATCGCACAATATCATTAGATGCGATCGCTGTGCATCTCCTCAAACAGTGTCAAAAAACTTGACAAATTGGGGAAATTTGCGAGCGCACTTTAGGCAGCACTTAATATTTAAGTTGACACTCCTTGAGCAATAGCTGCGGGAGTGAAAAAAATATCTAACCACTAATTTTTCCTGCCCGAACTGATAAAATTTGAGAAGATTTTAACCAATCAGCATCAAAAGAGCCTAAATGTGTGGTAGTAATTAAAGTTTGAAAACGATCTTGTATGGCATCAAGTAACTGATTTTGTCGCAGTGGGTCGAGTTCTGCTAGTACATCATCGAGTAGCAGCAAGGGTGGTTCACCAACTACTTCTTCAATTAACTTTAATTCTGCTAGTTTGAGGGCTAATACTAAAGTGCGCTGTTGTCCTTGAGAACCGTAAGCCCTAGCAGGCGTTTGATTAATTGTAAATTCTATTTCATCTCGGTGAGAACCAACTAAACTTGTACCGTGAATTTGTTCTGGTAGACGGCGTTGTTGAATCTTATCTAAAAATGCTTGTTGGACTTTTTCTGGATCGTCATGTTCTACACTAACATTGGGAGCATATTTAACTTCTAATACTTCTGTTTTACCACTAATACTAGCGTGCCAATTTTGAGCGAGTGGCGCTAACCTTTTTAATACTCTGGAGCGTCGGCGTGTTACCCGTGAGCCAGTAGTTGCTAATTGCACATCCCATAAAATTAATTGTGCATCTTGACTTTTACTTAGTGACTCCTGACTTTTAATTTCTTTTAATAAGGCATTGCGTTGTTTTAATACTTGGTTATACTGCTGCAAAATATTGGCATAGATTGGTTCGATTTGTATTAATAAAGCATCTACCCAACTACGACGGCGTTCAGGTGCGCCTCGAACTAAATCTAAGTCTAAACTGGAGAATTCTACAGCATTGAGAACGCCTAAAAAGTCTAGTTGGCGTTTTAAGTTTTCTTGGTTGAGAGCAACAGTACGCCGTCCTTGAGTGCGTACTG
This portion of the Oculatellaceae cyanobacterium genome encodes:
- the recF gene encoding DNA replication/repair protein RecF; translated protein: MYLKTLHLRSFRNYQDQRVDFSAPKTILVGNNAQGKSNLLEAVELLATLKSHRVGRDRDLVLEGASAGQITATLERKYGVADLALTVRTQGRRTVALNQENLKRQLDFLGVLNAVEFSSLDLDLVRGAPERRRSWVDALLIQIEPIYANILQQYNQVLKQRNALLKEIKSQESLSKSQDAQLILWDVQLATTGSRVTRRRSRVLKRLAPLAQNWHASISGKTEVLEVKYAPNVSVEHDDPEKVQQAFLDKIQQRRLPEQIHGTSLVGSHRDEIEFTINQTPARAYGSQGQQRTLVLALKLAELKLIEEVVGEPPLLLLDDVLAELDPLRQNQLLDAIQDRFQTLITTTHLGSFDADWLKSSQILSVRAGKISG